A genomic segment from Glycine soja cultivar W05 chromosome 18, ASM419377v2, whole genome shotgun sequence encodes:
- the LOC114397326 gene encoding heat shock 70 kDa protein 3-like, producing MANNQGHQTTPSNVPFLDTAQLINVAVKDQAAKHSTILMKMEEIIEAYLETTIRNVVVLVPIYFNDPQRQTTKDFSVNSGLNVMQTIHLSTTTAIVYGLDKKAINYAEKNIFIFYLSGGIHGLTSLFALCSRNLDVGVAAGFVSLLCGIGHNPTLSTFTCCKPSM from the coding sequence ATGGCCAACAATCAAGGCCACCAAACTACCCCATCCAACGTGCCTTTCCTCGACACAGCACAGCTGATCAACGTTGCAGTGAAGGACCAGGCTGCTAAGCACTCAACTATTCTTATGAAGATGGAGGAAATCATAGAGGCATATCTAGAAACCACCATAAGGAATGTGGTTGTCCTTGTGCCTATTTACTTCAATGACCCACAACGTCAAACCACCAAGGATTTTAGTGTCAATTCTGGGCTCAACGTGATGCAAACTATCCACCTGTCTACCACGACTGCCATTGTTTATGGGCTCGACAAGAAGGCCATTAATTATGCTGAGAagaacattttcattttttatctcaGTGGTGGGATTCATGGTTTGACATCCCTCTTTGCTCTGTGTAGCAGAAATTTAGATGTTGGTGTAGCTGCTgggtttgtttctttgttaTGTGGCATAGGCCACAACCCCACCCTCTCGACCTTCACGTGTTGCAAACCctcgatgtag
- the LOC114397327 gene encoding protein MAINTENANCE OF MERISTEMS-like, whose translation MVRTRGLGHALARVIGRGRQDEHDAIDVPRRRRPTASARRQRVHIAVDEGVPRVTEDVPHMAEDVPQMTEDVPHMADDVLQMSEDAPQMTADVDATVAEDLGRDGAEGSHADEGFPGGPRDPSVLTSFAEHVAHAIWTGQCPELKLVSHGRKVALIGRPMPKIEGLVVATRLSPLIGCSVVTGDPGLIVAFVERWHRETSTIHLPVGKLTITLDDVSSLLHLPISGTFHSFEALSVDEAVFLLMELLEVSGEEARAETIRARGAYVHLSWVREIYESATYVHVVHLEAFHDLGQSGGYAWGAVALVHMYDQLDEASRTMTRQIGGYLTLLQCWIYEHFPSVHQCVTDDAYKETSPRASRWLTTKAHMKGITGASHRACCDALTVTDVCWLPYSDHRGVRGFELISSFQGQLRWGPMVIIVRPERVLRQFGYIQSIPLPPVSASLSYDDIDDRWMHFSDHVVAMGELCVVPGQVSADYMKWFFQISHPFMIPTQAGDQPRHAPAPYHEDYMQSDIPQVPVALDPPRLAVVRLFACYEVIAERLERVLNLRMVTVGTELHDIMQDCLKIAKGVPTQMEVLGPDKDGAQSIDDVFYAL comes from the exons atggttagaacacgaggtttaggtcatGCTTTAGCTAGGGTTATAGGGCGAGGTAGACAGGATGAACATGATGCAATTGATGTTCCCCggaggcgtaggcctactgcaTCAGCCCGTAGGCAACGGGTACATATTGCAGTTGATGAGGGTGTTCCTCGAGTGACTGAGGATGTTCCTCATATGGCGGAGGATGTTCCTCAGATGACTGAGGATGTCCCTCATATGGCTGACGATGTTCTGCAGATGAGTGAAGATGCGCCTCAGATGACTGCGGACGTAGATGCGACTGTTGCAGAGGACTTAGGTCGTGATGGTGCTGAGGGGTCACATGCTGAtgagggattccctggtgggCCTCGTGACCCATCAGTTCTGACTTCATTTGCAGAGCATGTCGCACATGCCATTTGGACTGGACAG TGTCCTGAGCTGAAGTTGGTGTCGCACGGGAGGAAGGTGGCGTTAATTGGGAGGCCAATGCCTAAGATTGAAGGGCTGGTTGTCGCCACAAGATTAAGTCCATTGATCGGGTGTTCAGTTGTAACCggcgatcctggacttatagtcgcatttgtggagaggtggcacaggGAGACCAGCACCATCCACCTTCCAGTAGGAAAGTTGACGATCACACTAGATGATGTGTCGTCACTCCTCCATCTCCCTATCAGTGGCACCTTCCACAGCTTCGAGGCTCTTTCCGTGGACGAGGCGGTATTTTTGTTGATGGAGTTGCTTGAGGTGTCCGGTGAAGAGGCTAGAGCCGAGACAATACGAGCGCGCGGGGCATATGTACACCTCTCATGGGTTCGAGAGATCTATGAG agtgcaacatatGTTCATGTGGTGCATCTAGAGGCTTTTCATGACCTGGGTCAGAGTGGGGGCTATGCCTGGGGAGCTGTGGCcctggttcatatgtatgaccagttagatgaAGCTTCTAGGACCATGACACGACAGATTGGGGGGTACCTTACTTTATTACAA tgctGGATTTATGAGCACTTTCCGAGTGTGCATCAGTGCGTCACCGATGATGCGTACAAGGAGACGTCCCCTCGTGCCTCTCGGTGGCTGACGACAAAGGCACATATGAAGGGAATTACAGGAGCGTCGCACCGGGCATGTTGTGATGCTTTGACGGTCACAGATGTGTGCTGGTTGCCTTACAGTGACCATCGAGGGGTTAGGGGGTTTGAGCTGATTTCATCGTTCCAGGGTCAGCTGAGATGGGGTCCTATGGTGATCATagttcgaccggagagggtgCTACGCCAGTTTGGTTACATTCAGAGCATCCCTCTACCGCCTGTTAGCGCTTCATTGTCATATGATGATATAGATGATAGGTGGATGCATTTCTCAGACCACGTAGTAGCTATGGGTGAGCTTTGTGtagtgcctgggcaggtatctgcggattacatgAAGTGGTTTTTCCAGATATCTCACCCATTCATGATACCGACCCAGGCAGGTGACCAACCCAGACATGCACCTGCCCCATACCATGAGGACTACATGCAGTCAGACATCCCACAGGTTCCAGTGGCATTGGACCCCCCTCGACTTGCAGTAGTAAGATTATTTGCGT GCTATGAGGTGATCGCAGaaaggttggagcgtgtgctcaaccttaggatggtCACTGTAGGGACAGAGTTACATGATATCATGCAAGATTGCCTGAAGATCGCCAAGGGGGTGCCAACGCAGATGGAAGTGTTAGGGCCCGACAAAGATGGCGCACAGAGCATTGATGATGTTTTTTATGCTTTGTAG